The Colletotrichum higginsianum IMI 349063 chromosome 2, whole genome shotgun sequence genome has a segment encoding these proteins:
- a CDS encoding EC9 protein encodes MAERLGNLHTRGNEINYDFADLEARDDQDSGHPSDEIYTRNLDNFEDSPDLETRDLKEASKIDSIFQSRGLETNEEPHNLLTRDLELNDESLGDGFGNVILARDKKTGGSKTGGSKTGNTRTSNTRTSNTRTSDTRTGGSGSRSTTSGVDKEKKEIKEIQDKQRAQKKKANAAEDRERDEIREARERQKKGTTATEKDKARKKKLEEQNELNDVKKTNSKERERLQKEKDKEKAELAEEKKKAQRQVWSQGWRYGECVDNKDFANGVRAKKAKIARMMLCLVGSHHTTAMVTTTAPISGWNPVLCVVLADDTQLERDAGRRGVSGPVGEIGGEGPQVGGEPLQVHSNNVGIRLMAWLVKGLVYPHMQCDLPDQMPPALDVPMEAPETRTRNRGPESEGLPEQWFEEGPPFLRDDGQAGQDFLFVR; translated from the exons ATGGCCGAAAGATTAGGCAACCTCCACACTCGTGGCAATGAGATCAACTACGACTTTGCCGATCTCGAAGCTCGCGATGACCAGGATAGCGGTCATCCAAGCGATGAAATATATACTCGGAATTTAGACAATTTTGAGGACTCCCCTGACCTCGAGACACGTGATCTAAAGGAGGCCAGCAAGATTGACTCTATCTTTCAGTCTCGAGGATTAGAGACCAACGAGGAACCCCATAATCTCCTGACCCGCGATTTGGAACTTAACGACGAGAGCCTCGGTGATGGTTTTGGAAACGTTATACTTGCtcgcgacaagaagacgggTGGCTCGAAAACAGGCGGCTCGAAGACGGGCAACACAAGGACGAGCAACACAAGGACGAGCAACACAAGGACGAGCGACACAAGGACGGGCGGATCCGGCTCCAGATCGACAACGAGCGGAGtggacaaggagaagaaggagatcAAGGAAATCCAAGACAAGCAGAGGGCACAGAAAAAGAAGGCAAACGCTGCGGAGGACAGAGAGCGCGACGAGATTAGGGAGGCTCGCGAAAGGCAGAAAAAAGGCACAACTGCTACAGAAAAAGATAAGGctaggaagaagaagcttgAGGAGCAGAATGAGCTCAATGATGTAAAGAAGACCAACTCCAAGGAAAGGGAGCGTCttcaaaaagaaaaggacaaggagaaggcAGAGTTAGccgaagagaagaagaaggcgcaGC GACAAGTTTGGTCTCAAGGTTGGAGATACGGAGAGTGCGTTGACAACAAGGACTTTGCGAATGGAGTACGTGCTAAGAAGGCCAAGATTGCGAGGATGATGCTGTGTCTCGTCGGGTCTCATCACACAACGGCAATGGTGACGACGACTGCGCCCATCTCTGGATGGAACCCCGTGCTGTGCGTCGTTCTGGCTGATGACACCCAGCTCGAGCGCGATGCCGGTCGTCGAGGTGTCTCCGGGCCAGTCGGCGAGAtaggaggagaaggaccgCAGGTCGGCGGTGAACCTCTCCAGGTCCATTCTAACAACGTCGGGATCCGCCTCATGGCATGGTTGGTAAAAGGGCTCGTCTATCCTCACATGCAGTGCGACTTGCCGGACCAGATGCCCCCGGCGCTTGATGTGCCGATGGAAGCCCCGGAAACCCGAACCCGAAACCGAGGGCCGGAAAGTGAGGGTCTGCCAGAGCAGTGGTTCGAAGAAGGGCCGCCATTCCTTCGAGACGATGGCCAGGCTGGCCAGGATTTCCTTTTCGTGAGGTGA